Below is a window of Hydrogenimonas sp. SS33 DNA.
GGTGCTTCAGCGCTCTATCCTGCCCGACCAGCCTCTCTTGGGCAAATGTGGTAAATCCGTTCATTCCGCCTCTTTCGTTTCACGTATCGGCCGGTTGGCCAGCATCTCCAGCAAGACGGTGGCGTAACTCCCTTTGGGCAGGGTGAACGCCAGCTCGAAGTGCCATGTCTCTTTTTTGTAGTTTCCCTCCACCTCCTCGGGCCAGACCCAGGCGTAGCGCCTCGATCCCGGGGCGGGGATCTCCTCGATGAAATCCTTTTCGATCTCCCATGCGATGCCGCCCGCGTGTTTGCATTTGCCTCCCGGAAGCGGGCCGGTGGGGGCGATTTCCCGCGCCGCGAACCGTTTCGACTCCTCCCGCAGGTCGGCGGCAGTAAAGAGCCTGCCGTGGGGGTAGTGTTCCATCAGGTCGCCGGGAAGGAGCTTGAAGAAGTGGGTCTCTTTGTGAATCTCTTTGATGACCTCGTCATTCCAGACATAGACCTCTCTCAGCTCCTTGGGCTTCAGGGCATCGAAAAGACGGGAAATTTCGACCCGCTTGCTGAGCCAGAGGTTGAAGAGGTGCGACTGCCAGGCGCTCATGAGAAACTCCCTCTTTTTCCGGTTTCGCACCGTTTTTTCGCCTGCGGCCACCGCTTTGGCCAGTTCGAAATTCTCCCCTTCCCTGCCGAAGCGCTGCCATCCGAAATAGTTGGGCATGCCGTGCTCGCCGATCCACTGAAGAATATTCTGCAGTTTCGCCGCGTCGGTGGGGCTCACCTTTTTGAGGCGGATGAAGAAACGGTTGCCCTTGAGGTGCCCCATGCGGATCTTGTTGGTGTGTCTTGTCGTTTCGAGAATTTTGATCTGGGGGTGTTCGAAGGCGGCGAGGCGCGCTTCGGCCCTGGCCGGCAGAGAGACGGCCTGCACCGTCATGGCGTTTTTGTCCTTGAGGCCGGCGTAGCCGATCTCCCGGACCCTGATGCCCAGGTGGGCGCTCAGGATTTCGAGCATCTGCCAGGTGGTGAGCCCTTTTTTCCGGACTTTGAGAACCAGGTGCTCGCCGCTGCCGGAAAAGGGGTAGAGGGGGATCTCGGTGACGACGAAGTCGGCGGGAGACTGGCGGAAATGGAAATGGACGGGCGCGTGGGATAGCGGATAGAGTCTGTCGGGTTTCATGGAGAAAGTATAGCGAAAAGGACCACTCCATGCGTATAAGAACGCAGGCAAGTGGCCTGTCGTTGCTCTCCTCTAAAAGTGGTGGGGTCTGCAGGGGTTTTTGTAGGAGGTGCGTGCCGCTTCGGCGAAGATGGTCAGCGGCGTTCTGCATTTTTGGGCGACGGCGCGGATGCGCGCTTCGTACCGGGGGTCGAAAGCGAAGAGAATCTCGAACTCCTCTCCGCTGCATCCGATTGCTTTGGGGATCGGGGAGAAAAAGCGGAAACCGAGGCGGTTGGCATCGTGGAGTCGCTGCAGGTCGGTGAAGAGCCCGTCGGAAATATCCATCGCGCACCGCATGAAGGGGGCGGCTTCGCAGAAAAACCGGTCTCTCAGGATGGGGTGGATAAAACGGGAACGGCGCCCCACCCTGCCCCCGCGCAGCAACCTCTGAAGATCCAGCCGGACGGACCCAAGACGTCCGGTGTAGGCCAGCAGGTCCCCCTCTTTGAGTCCCGTACGGCGCAGCGGGTCGGGGCATTCGGCGAGGATGGTGACGGAGATGTCGAGTTTGACGTTTGCGATGGTATCGCCACCGACGATGGCGACCCCGTAGGCTTCCGCCGTCTCCCTGAGCCCCGCGGCGAGCTCTCTCATCTGCGCGCGGGTAAAGTCGCGGGGCATGGCGACGGTCAGCAGGGCGTATCTGGGCCTGGCGTTCATGACAATGGCGTCGGAGAGGTTGACGAGCATCGCTTTTCGGCCAATATCGTAAAGCGACATCCAGTCGCGCCGGAAGTGGACATTTTCGAAAAAGGCGTCCTGGCTGACGCATAATTGGTTCATATTTTCCAATATGACCGCATCGTCGCCGATCATTTTCTCATGACCGAACAGGGATATGAAATAGGCTTCTTTGTTCATTGTATAGTGATTATAACGCACAAATGCATCCAACGGTAACATTTTTTTGCTTCCAGCCAGGCTCTTTTTCGTTGCTTAAACTCTTTCATAGGGTAGCGTTGTATAATTTTTCCATATCGTTATGCCAAACAAAGGATGCGTCCACATGAGTGTACAGATACATAAATACGATGTTGTAATTGTCGGTGCCGGGCTTGCGGGCCTGGCGGCTGCCCGGGAACTGCAGCGTGCCGGCAAGTCGGTCGCCGTGCTGACGAAGCTCCATCCGCTTCGCAGCCACTCCGGCGCCGCCCAGGGCGGTGTCAACGCCGCACTGAGCGAAGACGACGATATCGAACTCCACATGTTCGATACGGTCAAGGGTAGCGACTACCTGGCGGACCAGGATGCGGTGGAGCTGATGTGTTCCAAAGCCCCCGAGACGATCCGCTGGATCGCCAACGCCGGCGCCGCTTTCAGCCGAAAGCCCGACGGCACCATCGCCCAGCGCCCCTTCGGCGGACAGTCCAAGCCCCGCGCCTGCTACGCCAAGGACCGTACGGGCCTGACGCTGCTGCAGACCATCTACGAGCAGGCAGACCGCGAAAACGTCAAATTTTTCGACGAGTGGTACGTCGCCGACCTCGTTTACGAAGAGGGCCTAGTCAAGGGCGTCGTCGCCTACAACATCCGTGACCTGGAACCCGCCATCTTCAACGCCAAGGCGGTCATGTTCGCCACCGGCGGTTACGCCCGCGCCTTCAAGATCAGCTCCAACGCCCACGCCAACACCGGCGACGGTCTCTCCATCGTCGCCCGCCACGGCCTGCCGCTGGAAGATATGGAGTTCGTCCAGTTCCACCCCACCGGCCTGGCCGGCAGCGGTATCCTCATCTCCGAAGCGGCCCGGGGCGAAGGTGGACGCCTCTACAACAGCCTCGGCGAACGTTTCATGGAGAAATATGCGCCAGAAAAGATGGAGCTGGCTCCCCGTGACGTGGTTTCCCGCGCCATCACCAAGGAGATCCTCGAAGGGCGCGGCGTCGGCCCCAACAAAGACGCCGTCGCCATCGACCTGACCCACCTGGGTGAAAAGATCATCATGGAGCGCCTCCCCGAACTGCGCGACCTGGCCATCACCTTCCTGGGACAGGATATGATCAAGGAGCCGATCCATATCGCCGCCACGGCCCACTACTCCATGGGCGGCATTCCCGTCGACATCGACGGCCATGTCCGCAAGAACCCCGACGAGATCGTCCGCGGCTTCTACGCTGCCGGCGAGTGCGCCTGCGTCAGCGTCCACGGCGCCAACCGCCTGGGAGCCAACTCGCTGCTTGAAGCCCTCTTCTTTGGCCGCCATGTGGGCAAACATATTGCCGAGGACCTGGAGAACGGTGTTCTCGAATGCCACGACGTGAACGAAGAGGATGCCAACACGATGCTGGAGGAGATCGCCTTCTGCATGAACAACAACGGCAACGAACGCGTCCCCGCCATCCGCAGCGAGCTGCAGCAGACGATGATGGAGAACGCCGGCGTCTTCCGTACCGAAGAGACGATGCTCAAGCAGCGCAAGATCCTCAAGAAGCTGCGGGAGCGTTACAAAAACATCCGCATCGACGACAAGAGCAAAACCTTCAACACCGACCTGCAGGAGGCGATCGAGCTGGGGCACATGCTCGACTACGCCACCTTCATCGTCGAAGGGGCCATCGCCCGCAAAGAGAGCCGGGGCGCCCACTACCGCGAAGACTACCCCGACCGGGATGACGAAAACTTCCTCAAACACACTTTCGCGACGATGGATGCCGAAGGGAACATCGACATTCAGTATGCCGACGTCACACTGGGCAAATTCGAGCCGCAAGAGCGAAAATATTAAGGATTGGGTATGAGTACTGAACGCATTACGAAAAAACTGACATTCAAAACCTTCCGCTTCAATGCGGAGACCGATTTCCTGCCCTACTTCAAAACCTACGAGATGGAGGTGGGCAAAGACGAACTGGTCCTGGACATTCTCAACCGCATCAAATGGGAATTCGACGGAAGCTTCAGTTACCGTAGAAGCTGCCGCCACGGCATCTGCGGAAGCTGTTCCATCAAGGTCAACGGCAAACCCGTGCTCTCCTGCAAACAAAATGTTTGGGAGCTGGTCGACATCTTTAAGACCGACACCCTGCTGCTGGAACCCCAGAGCAAAAAACGGGTCGTTAAAGATATGATCATCGACAAGAAGGATTTCTGGGACAAACACGCCCGGCTCAAGCCCTATCTTGAAGCGGAGATCGACGAACATCCCGAAAAAGAGATCCTCGTCTCCCCCGAAGAGGCGGAGGAGCTTCTGGAGGCCGACTACTGCATCCAGTGCGGCAACTGCTACTACGCCTGCCCGGTCGTGGAGGTGAACGAAGAGTATTTCGGCCCGGCCCAGTTTGCCAAAGCCTACCGTTTCAATGCCGATGTCCGCGACACCGCCAAAAGGGAGCGCCTCGAAGCGGTGCGCCCCATGGGCCCCGGCGTCTGGGACTGCGTCAAGTG
It encodes the following:
- the truD gene encoding tRNA pseudouridine(13) synthase TruD, whose translation is MKPDRLYPLSHAPVHFHFRQSPADFVVTEIPLYPFSGSGEHLVLKVRKKGLTTWQMLEILSAHLGIRVREIGYAGLKDKNAMTVQAVSLPARAEARLAAFEHPQIKILETTRHTNKIRMGHLKGNRFFIRLKKVSPTDAAKLQNILQWIGEHGMPNYFGWQRFGREGENFELAKAVAAGEKTVRNRKKREFLMSAWQSHLFNLWLSKRVEISRLFDALKPKELREVYVWNDEVIKEIHKETHFFKLLPGDLMEHYPHGRLFTAADLREESKRFAAREIAPTGPLPGGKCKHAGGIAWEIEKDFIEEIPAPGSRRYAWVWPEEVEGNYKKETWHFELAFTLPKGSYATVLLEMLANRPIRETKEAE
- a CDS encoding thiamine-phosphate kinase, which encodes MNKEAYFISLFGHEKMIGDDAVILENMNQLCVSQDAFFENVHFRRDWMSLYDIGRKAMLVNLSDAIVMNARPRYALLTVAMPRDFTRAQMRELAAGLRETAEAYGVAIVGGDTIANVKLDISVTILAECPDPLRRTGLKEGDLLAYTGRLGSVRLDLQRLLRGGRVGRRSRFIHPILRDRFFCEAAPFMRCAMDISDGLFTDLQRLHDANRLGFRFFSPIPKAIGCSGEEFEILFAFDPRYEARIRAVAQKCRTPLTIFAEAARTSYKNPCRPHHF
- a CDS encoding succinate dehydrogenase/fumarate reductase iron-sulfur subunit, giving the protein MSTERITKKLTFKTFRFNAETDFLPYFKTYEMEVGKDELVLDILNRIKWEFDGSFSYRRSCRHGICGSCSIKVNGKPVLSCKQNVWELVDIFKTDTLLLEPQSKKRVVKDMIIDKKDFWDKHARLKPYLEAEIDEHPEKEILVSPEEAEELLEADYCIQCGNCYYACPVVEVNEEYFGPAQFAKAYRFNADVRDTAKRERLEAVRPMGPGVWDCVKCFECAEACPKDVNPIEKITKLHNQLFEEGMAEDNVATRHAVGFKHSIKKHGLLDEGELVRYSEGNIGVLKHLPEAIAMFKKGKIVMPWNMPKSKNLDEIKTLVKSSSKVKF
- the sdhA gene encoding succinate dehydrogenase flavoprotein subunit, coding for MSVQIHKYDVVIVGAGLAGLAAARELQRAGKSVAVLTKLHPLRSHSGAAQGGVNAALSEDDDIELHMFDTVKGSDYLADQDAVELMCSKAPETIRWIANAGAAFSRKPDGTIAQRPFGGQSKPRACYAKDRTGLTLLQTIYEQADRENVKFFDEWYVADLVYEEGLVKGVVAYNIRDLEPAIFNAKAVMFATGGYARAFKISSNAHANTGDGLSIVARHGLPLEDMEFVQFHPTGLAGSGILISEAARGEGGRLYNSLGERFMEKYAPEKMELAPRDVVSRAITKEILEGRGVGPNKDAVAIDLTHLGEKIIMERLPELRDLAITFLGQDMIKEPIHIAATAHYSMGGIPVDIDGHVRKNPDEIVRGFYAAGECACVSVHGANRLGANSLLEALFFGRHVGKHIAEDLENGVLECHDVNEEDANTMLEEIAFCMNNNGNERVPAIRSELQQTMMENAGVFRTEETMLKQRKILKKLRERYKNIRIDDKSKTFNTDLQEAIELGHMLDYATFIVEGAIARKESRGAHYREDYPDRDDENFLKHTFATMDAEGNIDIQYADVTLGKFEPQERKY